One part of the Natranaeroarchaeum aerophilus genome encodes these proteins:
- a CDS encoding AAA family ATPase, translating to MSNAEWGLSDRTGILLEGPPGTGKTELVIETCQEEFNGMPVTISGPEILSKWVGESERLLRKKFEEARNADTNVLYIDEIDAIARSRSEASQEHSAQLVAQLLVLLDGVDAKTNEAPKVIASTNLSKVLDPALLRPGRLGNEPISFPRPDKPQRKAIIHHYIEQIRRQNPEHLTTPLQGLAKQPIGSSLLTELAEETEGFTGADVEDVFIEAAVNAQTGQEGLQSLSVDIVRDVIRNREIYRSDFYNDQWLEKSKNAISFESAGEVAIVDDDVEIDVRDLVDAWAAELISSGSKPVCFRKVTLAQLLMHDVGDTRDRIVEVFQRNADDGLCVYIAGLPRLLQMRDQTNLADTALETIHEQLLQWNENNLLLHNNPGESVSRLSGQYRDYDTK from the coding sequence ATGTCGAATGCTGAATGGGGACTGTCAGACCGGACAGGGATACTTTTGGAGGGACCACCTGGGACTGGTAAAACGGAACTCGTTATCGAGACCTGCCAAGAGGAGTTTAACGGGATGCCAGTCACGATATCCGGACCCGAGATCCTCAGTAAATGGGTCGGTGAGTCCGAGAGATTACTACGGAAGAAATTCGAGGAAGCCCGAAACGCAGACACGAACGTTCTCTATATCGACGAGATCGACGCGATCGCACGCAGTCGCAGCGAAGCCTCACAGGAACATAGTGCACAACTCGTTGCTCAACTCTTAGTTCTGCTCGATGGGGTCGACGCGAAGACCAATGAGGCGCCGAAAGTTATTGCCTCTACGAATCTCTCCAAAGTACTGGATCCTGCACTCCTCCGTCCGGGACGGCTCGGTAACGAACCGATCTCGTTCCCGCGTCCAGACAAACCTCAACGTAAAGCGATCATCCATCACTACATCGAACAGATTCGGCGACAGAATCCCGAGCATCTCACGACACCACTTCAAGGACTAGCCAAGCAGCCGATAGGATCCAGTTTGCTTACAGAACTCGCCGAGGAGACGGAGGGGTTCACTGGTGCTGATGTCGAGGATGTGTTCATCGAGGCCGCGGTCAACGCACAGACAGGTCAAGAGGGGCTGCAATCACTTAGCGTCGATATCGTCCGGGATGTCATCAGGAATCGGGAGATCTACCGTTCCGATTTCTACAATGACCAGTGGTTAGAAAAGTCAAAGAACGCGATTTCCTTCGAGAGCGCAGGTGAGGTCGCGATCGTGGACGATGACGTTGAGATAGATGTGCGAGATCTCGTGGATGCGTGGGCAGCAGAACTCATCAGCTCCGGTAGCAAACCAGTATGTTTTCGGAAGGTCACACTTGCTCAGCTTCTAATGCACGATGTTGGAGATACTCGCGATCGAATCGTTGAAGTTTTCCAGCGAAATGCCGACGATGGCCTCTGCGTGTATATCGCTGGGCTGCCACGACTCCTTCAGATGCGGGATCAAACGAATCTCGCAGACACCGCATTAGAAACAATCCACGAACAACTCCTCCAGTGGAACGAAAATAATCTTCTCCTGCACAACAACCCGGGAGAATCAGTCAGTCGGCTGTCTGGCCAATATCGAGACTATGATACCAAATAA
- a CDS encoding ImmA/IrrE family metallo-endopeptidase, which translates to MATTSNSSVSFEQTDTRSDEMNSTIEQWIDDLVAGVDDAQASAEFQEWLDVQSRFHDYSYRNTLLIKRQCPQATQVAGYRTWQEEFDRHVEEGESAIWIWAPIIAKQCPECENSPSYHKNSDCEYDETPPEEWSKGLVGFKPAPVFDVSQTEGEPLPDLDTEATGDAGDLVEQLTAAADELGVTVRIVPDEDWTHGEAKGICEQLSLVDMQPRVEVRDRANEADLARTLIHEYAHALLHFDVDDHTERSKREVEAEAVAYVVGRYWGLDTSGSAFYLAAWESDDPEIVRDRLDRISSTAEELIDVLEDGV; encoded by the coding sequence ATGGCTACGACCAGTAATTCGTCGGTCTCCTTCGAGCAGACCGACACGCGATCAGACGAGATGAACAGCACTATCGAACAGTGGATCGACGACCTCGTCGCCGGCGTCGACGACGCGCAGGCCAGCGCAGAGTTCCAGGAGTGGCTTGACGTCCAGAGTCGGTTCCACGATTATTCGTATCGGAACACGCTTCTCATCAAGCGCCAGTGTCCCCAGGCAACCCAGGTAGCGGGCTACCGGACATGGCAAGAGGAATTCGACCGCCACGTTGAGGAGGGCGAGTCGGCCATCTGGATCTGGGCGCCGATTATCGCAAAGCAGTGTCCGGAGTGTGAGAACTCGCCGAGTTACCACAAGAACAGCGACTGTGAGTATGACGAGACGCCGCCTGAAGAGTGGTCGAAGGGGCTGGTCGGATTCAAGCCGGCGCCGGTGTTCGACGTCTCTCAGACCGAAGGCGAACCGCTTCCTGATCTCGACACGGAAGCAACCGGGGACGCCGGCGACCTCGTCGAACAGTTGACTGCCGCCGCTGATGAACTCGGCGTGACGGTGCGGATCGTTCCCGACGAAGACTGGACCCACGGCGAGGCGAAAGGCATCTGCGAGCAGCTGAGTCTCGTCGATATGCAACCGCGTGTCGAGGTGCGTGATCGGGCGAACGAGGCCGACCTCGCGCGGACCCTGATCCACGAGTACGCCCACGCCCTGCTCCACTTCGACGTCGACGACCACACCGAGCGGTCGAAACGCGAAGTCGAGGCCGAAGCCGTCGCGTACGTCGTCGGGCGGTACTGGGGTCTGGATACCAGTGGGTCGGCGTTCTACCTAGCCGCGTGGGAGTCGGACGATCCCGAGATCGTTCGCGACCGTCTCGACCGGATCAGTTCCACAGCAGAAGAGCTCATCGACGTGCTCGAAGACGGCGTCTGA
- a CDS encoding type IV toxin-antitoxin system AbiEi family antitoxin domain-containing protein codes for MSTIKQSQNIRQGLSTRESRLLARLAGAGHQIISVDDIETTLEVPPNTAREIASRLTEKGWLDRLFPGTYLIVPLTAGEEAVYTTHEYLIAAHVAEPMYIGYYSALSHHGLTEQVPRTVYVVTPTRAQSREIHGVPYRVTTVTERKFFGFEPTSIEGTTVQVSDLEKTLVDCADHPEFCGGLRELATAMRTADEQGCDWLTVGEYLERLDNGAATKRIVYLADQLGIDLPAREELVASFTSGYSLLDPTRPDTGSTDSTYRLRINVEPAMLEPTES; via the coding sequence ATGAGTACCATAAAACAATCTCAAAATATACGCCAGGGTCTCTCGACTCGAGAAAGTCGACTCCTCGCACGACTCGCTGGCGCGGGTCACCAGATCATCTCCGTCGACGACATCGAGACGACGCTGGAGGTCCCCCCAAACACCGCCCGCGAGATCGCCTCCCGGCTCACCGAGAAGGGCTGGCTCGATCGGCTCTTCCCGGGCACATATCTCATCGTTCCACTCACAGCCGGCGAGGAAGCCGTGTACACCACCCACGAGTACCTCATCGCCGCCCACGTCGCCGAACCAATGTACATCGGTTACTACAGCGCCCTCAGCCACCACGGGCTGACCGAACAGGTTCCCCGGACGGTGTACGTCGTCACGCCGACCCGAGCGCAAAGCCGAGAGATCCACGGTGTCCCGTACCGCGTCACGACAGTCACCGAGCGGAAGTTCTTCGGCTTTGAGCCGACATCCATCGAGGGCACGACCGTTCAGGTCAGCGACCTTGAGAAGACACTGGTCGACTGTGCGGACCACCCCGAGTTCTGTGGAGGCCTTCGGGAACTTGCGACCGCGATGCGTACTGCCGACGAACAGGGTTGCGACTGGCTCACTGTCGGCGAGTACCTCGAGCGCCTCGACAACGGCGCGGCGACCAAGCGGATCGTCTACCTCGCCGACCAGCTCGGCATCGACCTCCCCGCCCGCGAGGAACTCGTCGCGTCGTTCACGAGTGGCTACTCGTTGCTGGACCCGACGCGACCCGACACCGGATCGACCGACAGTACGTATCGCCTCCGAATCAACGTGGAGCCAGCCATGCTGGAGCCGACGGAGTCCTGA